Within bacterium, the genomic segment GGGCGCGATTATAGCCCCCGAAAGGCCCACGCACGCCCACATGATGTTCTTCTCTAGCAACATGGTTATTCCGGCTCGGGTCCTTCGGTTTTCGGAGCGTCGGTATCTTTCCTAATGCCGTGCTTCTCCGCGAGTTCCTCCAGTCGCGGATATGTCGCACCAGCCTTCCAGATCAGTTCCAACGCCGGCTTTGCCTCATCGACACGTCCCAGGAAAAGCAGTGCCTCGGCATACGTATCCAGGACGTCCGGATGCAGACTTCCGATATCGGCGACGAGCGGTTGCATTAACTCCACCGCTTCTTCCCATGCCGCAGTGGCTTCCTCCGATTCCCCCGTGTGTTCGTGTGCTGCGCCGATCTGAACGAGATCCCACGCCGCGCGGTTTCGCCGGTTCGCATCCTCCGGGTTCTTTGCGATGTGACCCTTTTGAATTTGAAGGTCGCGCTCGTACAGATCGCGTGCGTGTCGGTAATTGCCGGTCTCCAAACTCAAGTTGCCATATTGATCGAGAATGGAGGACAACTCATCCTGCCATTCCACGTTGGTGGCATCGTGTTTGACGAGCGCCTCCATGATTTCCAGCGCGCGTTCATACGAAGACTCCGCATCGCGAATCTGCCCAACTTGCGACAGGAAACCCGCAAGGTTGTAGTTCGCCATCGCAAGACTGTGCTGACTGTCGAGATTCGAGTCATCGATCGCGGCGATTTTCTCGAACGTCGAGAGAGCCGCGCGGAACATCTGCTCCGTCTTTCCATACTCTTGCAGCGCGATGTAGAGATAGCCCAGGTTGTTCTGGCTCGCGGCAAGATCGCCCATCCAAACGACGTTCGTGGGATCGAGTTCAACGAGTTGCTTGCGCACCTCGAGGCCTTCCTCGAACAGCGTCCTTGCTTTGCCGAGGTTCCCGTTACGCGCCGCCAAGGCCGCCAGACGTTCTTTCGCCACAGCCAGATCGCGAATCCAGGACTGGTTTTCGGGCTCGTCCTCTGTCAGCTTCTCCAGAACGCCTTCGGCGGATTCGTAACTCTTCTCCGCGTTCTCTGTCTGTCCGAGCGCTTCCTGAGCCTTGCCCGTCTTCTGGTATGCCAGCGCCAGCTTGTGTTTCCAAAGACGATTTGTCTCGTCGAACTCGACCATCTTCTCGAGCCGATCGCGCGCGTCGGTGTACTCCGCGAGCGCTTCTTCGTTTTCGCCCTGAGCCATCTGAATATCGGCGATATCCATCAAGCTGTCCGCGACCAGTTCTTGCCAGTGGCGATTGAGTGGATCGTATTCGGAAAGACGCTGGCGAATCGTCAGCGCCGTCGTCATCGTCTTCAGCGCCGCGGGCAGATCGCCTTGCGCCTCCTGGATCTTGCCAATGCGGAACAGAGCCGTCGCTGTGTCGCGGCGGTGATGCACACTGTCCGGCTCCAGAGCGCGAAGCCGCTCCAGAATATCGAGACTGCTCTCGAATGACTCAAGGGCCGCCGTCAGCTTTCCTTGCTTTTCCTGGACGCGCCCAAGTCGATCGAATGTGTTGGCAAGGCCGAACAGATAATCTGGCTCCTCGTGTCCAGGCCCGTATGCCATCCGGCGGCTGAGTTGCAGCGTCTCTTCAAGCACGTCCGCAGCCTTGGCCAACTCGCCGCGTTCTTCGTGCACATTGGCGATGTCCTGCAGCGTGTAGACGTACGTCTCGATGCTCTTCCAATCCGTGCTGTTGGCATCGACGAGCGGCTTCATGAGATCCGCAGCCTTCTGATAGTGCGCCATCGCCTGGGCCAGATCGCCCTGTCGTGTCGAAATAAATCCGAGGTTATTCAGCGAATCCGCAAGCAGCCGAATGTCCTCCGCCTGAGAGCCGGGCCGCCGAGACAGTTGCTCCGCGATGCGGTTGTAACTGGCGTAGGCTTCCTGCGCCTGCGTCAGATCGCCTTCACCGCGATGCACATCGCCGATTCCCTTCAGCGACATCGCCGCGCGCCGAAGCGTTCCATCGTCCGCATCCGGGCCGACGGACTTCATGTAGTACTCTTCTGCTTGCCCAACCACGCCGCCCAGTAGGCGTAACTGGCCCAACGGTTCGAGGTCCTTGCGAAGTTCCGTGATCAGGAAGTTCATCGCGTTTTCGGCCTCGGCCCGTGCCGTTTCCGCCAGCCTGCGCTGCTTCTGCGCTTCTACAGCGCGCTGGTAGGCCCAAACGGCGAGCACGCTCGCGATGACCATCAGAGCGACCGTCGCACGGAAGAAAACGCGCCGCTGCCGGCGGATGCGACGCAGATGCTCCTCGCGTTCATCCACTTCACGCAGAAGCCCCTCGCGCTCCTCGCCAGCCTCCAGGCGAGAAGCTTCCATGCGCGCGAGAACAAGATCCCCGTTTGCGATCGCCGTTCGCGCCAACTGGTAATGAACCAGGCGTGTCAACGCCGGCAGCGAAGGGTTCTGCGGCCACAGTTCGCGCGCGCGCTCAACCAGGTCCTGCCCGGCACGCAGCGACTGGTAATCGCTACCGGATTCGCCGAGTTTGCTCTCAGCCTGCTCCGTTAGTGCGCGCGATTCCCGGCGCTGAGACGAACCAGAGAGATAGTCCTGAAGCTCTGTCACAAATGCGCCGGCGCCAGGCGTGCGGCTTTCCGGTTCCGGAGCCAGTGCCCGCATGCAAATCTCTTCCAACTCGCGCGGAATGTCTCGATCTTCGGCGGCAATGCTCGGCGGCAGCACATCGCCAAGACGAGCGCGCGCAAACGACTCGAGGGTCGTCTCGGCAACGTACGGCGGCCGACCCGTCAGAAGGTAGTACAGCGTACCTCCGAGCAGGAACACGTCCGTGTGCGGACCGAGATCGTCTGCCGTCGGGCTGGCCTGTTCCGGAGCCATGAAGGCTAACGTGCCCGATGGACTCGTCGCAGTTTCTTTTGTCGGGAACAACGATGTCAGTTGCGGAGGAATTCCATGATCGTTGGCCAGCTTCGCATCGTGCAGAAGGGCCAGGCCCCAATCCATCAGCAGGACTTCGCCGAATTCCCCGACCATCACCTGTCCAGGCTTGAGGTCCCGGTGAATGATGCCGCGCGAATGCGCGAAGGCAACGGCCTGGGCGACATCGATCAGAATCGCGACGTGCTTGCTCAGGAAATCATCGTAGGAGAGCTTCTTGTCGCGGCGAATGATTCGATCCCAAGGTTCGCCGCGCACAATCTTCATCGCCAAGTGCGGGCGCCCATCGTCGTCGATTCCCATGTCGTAAATCGGAACGATGTTGGGATGTTCGAGGGCCGCCGTCACGAGCGCTTCCTGGCGGAAGAGCTCCTCCATGTACGCTTTCCAGCCGGGCGATTTTGACTTAGATTTCTCCGGATCGTCTCGCTGGCGTTTCAGTGCCACCATGCGGCCCAGCGAACCTTGAATCGCTTCCCAAACCTCGCCGAATCCACCCTGGCCGAGAAACTGCGTCAGGGTGAATGCGACCTTCGGTGCCTCTTGATCGATCGACTCGTCTTCGGATTGGTCAACAATCCCGCGTCCACGGATCTTCCAGACGACGATGCTGGAGGCGTAATCCTCGATATGCGACGCCGTCGGAGGCGGTGCCGCTTCGGTCGCAAACTGCGTGAAGAGTTGCCGCGTTCGATCCTTGTCGTAGGTCTCGAGCGGATCTTCTGGAAAGTCCTCCGTCGCAAACGACGCCTGAAGCTCAGCCATCGTCTCGTCAGGGATTTGTCGATTCTCGTCGGACATGGAATTGCGGCCTGGCTGAGGTCGTCTGGCACGGCGGAGAACGCAAAGGCGCACTCCCAGTCAGGAGTGCGCCTTTGGACAGAATGATGTCAATGCAACATCCAGTAATCCGCCGTCGGAGTCCGGAAGTCGAACGTGATCTGTGGCTCGAGCGGAGCGAAATTCTGCCAGTTGCCTGCGTTGTCGAGAGCCAGTGTCCAGACCTCGTAGACGCCTTCGCCGCCGGTCTGGCTTGTGTCGAAGTTAATCGCCGCTCGACGGCCCGGCGTGAACTCGCCGTTGTATTGCTCGGGCGCATCGCCGTCCTTCGAGTAGATCACTTTAATGCTCTGCACACCGCTGGCGCGTTCGTGCTTGGTCAATCTGAGCTCATCCGTGTATTCGTAGAGCAACGGAACGATGGGATCCTCCTGGGCAACGAGACCGACAGGCGATTCGGCAGCGCTGAATGGATCGATACGATCGAGCTCAATCGAAGCGTTAACCGTTTGCCCAGCGCCGGCGCTGTTGCGCGCGCGTGCGTACAATGTATGCACACCTTCCACATCGGAAAGGGCGAACATCGTGTTGTTCTGGCCTGTGTAGGTCAGACTTGTGACGCCCGTCTCGAAGGAGGGATCCTCGCTGAACTGAACCTCATCCGGTTCGTTTTCCAGGTCCACAAGGAAGTAGGCACGGACAATCCGGTTGTTCGTGTATTTCGTCGGATCGGCGTTGTCTGTCGGCGTGTAGTCATAGAGAGCGACTCCGCGCAGATCCGATGGCGTCGTATTCGTTCGCGTGAAGTTGAAGGAGACATCCGGTGTCGTCGGATCCGATTCCCAATTGCCGGCCACGTCCCGCGTGATGGTCCACAAGCGGAAGTAGCCGCTTCCACCGACGCGCGACGTGTCGAAGTTGATCAAGCCTGAAGCACGTCCGGAACCCGGGGTAAACTCGCCGTTGTACTGCTGCGGTGCGTCGCCGTCCTTCGAATAAATCAACACTACCGAAGAGACGCCGCTTGCGCGATCTCCTCTTCCCTTCTGGTCGGTGAAATCGTACTGAACCGGCACGACAGGATCGGGTTGTTCAACGTCCTTGCTGGGTTCGAAGACCAACGATGCCGGATTCGTACGATCCAACTCGATATCCCATGTCACGACATTGCTCTGTCCCGAATCGCCGGCCGCGCGGCAATAGAGCGTATAGACTCCATCTGCCGACGGAAGATCATAGGTGATCATCTGGCTCGATGCGTAGGCGTAAGTGGCGGCCGTTTGGAACTCGGGATCGATCGCGAGCTGAATCTCTTTCGGGAACTCGCTCGAAGCCAGCGAGTAGTGGACGACGATCCGTCGGTTGTTTGTGAAGTGGGTTGGATCGGCATTGCCGGTTGGATCGCTGTCCGACGGAATGATCCCCGCAAGGCTTGGCGTACCGCTGCCTTGCACGCGCCGGTAGTCGAACGCAATATCGGCTTTCGAGGGCTCCTCTTCTCTGTTGCCCGCTCTATCCCTTGCGACTGACCAGACTTCGTAGTGTCCGTCCCCGCCCGTTTCGCGAGTATCGAATGGAATGCCGGCGCGGTAGCCGGCTCGCCCGGGCGTGAATTCGCCGTTGTATTGCTGAGGCGGCTCGCCGTCCTTCGAGTAGATGATCACCACGCCACCGACACCACTGGCGCGGACATCGGTCGGATCGCCCACCTCAAACCCCAGGTCTATTATGGGATCGAACTGCTCGATAGAGCCGTTTGGTGACAGCAAGTCCGACTTCGGCGGAATCGGGTCGTACTCGATCTCGGCCGTAGTGGTGTTGCTTACGCCGGCCAGATTGGCAGCACGCGCGTATATCGTGGCCAGGCGTGGGCCCTTGTCGACGATCTTGAAATCGAAGATCGTCTCTCCATTGAAGACGTACTGCTCGTAGCTTCCGAAGTCAGAGTCTTCGGAGATTTGGACGAGCTTCGGAATCCCGTAGCCGCCGAACTTCAATTCAACTGTTACGTCGACCTCATTCGTGTAGGCGTTGGGATTGTCATTCCCGTCCGGTCTCGCATCGCTTACGGTCATGGTGGCGATGAAGGGAGGCTCGGCCGCTGTTGCAGGCGCAGCCAGCCAAAGGCACAGCGCCATCAGGGAGAAAACGATAAGGCGACAATTAAGGGCAGCATGGCCCGGAAGGATTTTCATAATGCCGGCACCCGAGAAAAATATGGATGAACTATATCGGTATTATGGTGCCGGTATGCGCACGCTGGCAAGTGGCGTGTGAAAAACTCGCCCCTCAGCCTGCCGACTGATCCTCTTTGTGCACAGACCTTTGTGTTGGACACCTGGTTATTTCTAGCCGGGAAGCCAATCTATCTCCAATGAAGAGAGGCCCCTGGCGCGTACCAGGGGCCTCTCTCTTCATTGCCAGCACTCTGTTCGTCGGGAGATTACTCCAGATCGAACCGATCGGCGTTCATGACCTTCGCCCAGGCGGCGACGAAGTCATTCACGAACTTCTCCTTATTGTCATCCTGGGCGTACACTTCCGCGTAGGCGCGGAGGATCGAGTTGGAACCGAAGACCAGATCGACTCGCGTGGCCGTCCACTTTACCTCGCCCGTCTT encodes:
- a CDS encoding tetratricopeptide repeat protein; the encoded protein is MSDENRQIPDETMAELQASFATEDFPEDPLETYDKDRTRQLFTQFATEAAPPPTASHIEDYASSIVVWKIRGRGIVDQSEDESIDQEAPKVAFTLTQFLGQGGFGEVWEAIQGSLGRMVALKRQRDDPEKSKSKSPGWKAYMEELFRQEALVTAALEHPNIVPIYDMGIDDDGRPHLAMKIVRGEPWDRIIRRDKKLSYDDFLSKHVAILIDVAQAVAFAHSRGIIHRDLKPGQVMVGEFGEVLLMDWGLALLHDAKLANDHGIPPQLTSLFPTKETATSPSGTLAFMAPEQASPTADDLGPHTDVFLLGGTLYYLLTGRPPYVAETTLESFARARLGDVLPPSIAAEDRDIPRELEEICMRALAPEPESRTPGAGAFVTELQDYLSGSSQRRESRALTEQAESKLGESGSDYQSLRAGQDLVERARELWPQNPSLPALTRLVHYQLARTAIANGDLVLARMEASRLEAGEEREGLLREVDEREEHLRRIRRQRRVFFRATVALMVIASVLAVWAYQRAVEAQKQRRLAETARAEAENAMNFLITELRKDLEPLGQLRLLGGVVGQAEEYYMKSVGPDADDGTLRRAAMSLKGIGDVHRGEGDLTQAQEAYASYNRIAEQLSRRPGSQAEDIRLLADSLNNLGFISTRQGDLAQAMAHYQKAADLMKPLVDANSTDWKSIETYVYTLQDIANVHEERGELAKAADVLEETLQLSRRMAYGPGHEEPDYLFGLANTFDRLGRVQEKQGKLTAALESFESSLDILERLRALEPDSVHHRRDTATALFRIGKIQEAQGDLPAALKTMTTALTIRQRLSEYDPLNRHWQELVADSLMDIADIQMAQGENEEALAEYTDARDRLEKMVEFDETNRLWKHKLALAYQKTGKAQEALGQTENAEKSYESAEGVLEKLTEDEPENQSWIRDLAVAKERLAALAARNGNLGKARTLFEEGLEVRKQLVELDPTNVVWMGDLAASQNNLGYLYIALQEYGKTEQMFRAALSTFEKIAAIDDSNLDSQHSLAMANYNLAGFLSQVGQIRDAESSYERALEIMEALVKHDATNVEWQDELSSILDQYGNLSLETGNYRHARDLYERDLQIQKGHIAKNPEDANRRNRAAWDLVQIGAAHEHTGESEEATAAWEEAVELMQPLVADIGSLHPDVLDTYAEALLFLGRVDEAKPALELIWKAGATYPRLEELAEKHGIRKDTDAPKTEGPEPE